Proteins encoded together in one Calliopsis andreniformis isolate RMS-2024a unplaced genomic scaffold, iyCalAndr_principal scaffold0114, whole genome shotgun sequence window:
- the LOC143187604 gene encoding uncharacterized protein LOC143187604, with protein MPNTSASSSQAQTATRGPNIGTLRRKRGHILGQISSLSTFLDYYEDSDSRDTFLLQMHLNGLNETWKKFDDIQFSIEELDESEEARRYEIQNNYYAAVARANRLLHNEQSTSATTSGTNPSPASTTPAPMAIKLPEMRLPTFDGTIEGWSSFYDLFSSMIDRNEDLTPVQKLQYLRSTLTGKAAACIQALSTTDANYSDAIELLREKFDCPRRIILGHCDALRDIPKLTKDTPEALGDLVDTVNQHLRALINLGENIASWNSLLLSIIISKINANTVWHWELTLKDKKKVPAYTELLEFLEKRANCALTSSTRTPPSFERVEAGSSGKSRIHKHRPSRGHAFLSARSHHHPYDNRRAKERPHIAKSNKQCHICKGDHYIWACERFHGLSVQERITALKRASLCQNCLRDGHSLINCTSSTCRICHQKHHTLLHQANTNEEPTARRSTDSSRPNETPRQAD; from the coding sequence ATGCCGAACACTTCCGCAAGTTCAAGTCAAGCGCAAACCGCTACACGAGGGCCGAATATTGGTACCTTGCGACGAAAACGTGGTCACATCCTCGGGCAGATTTCATCACTATCGACCTTCCTCGATTACTATGAGGATTCAGATTCACGCGATACCTTTCTATTGCAAATGCATTTAAACGGCCTGAATGAGACATGGAAGAAATTCGACGATATTCAATTCAGCATCGAAGAACTAGACGAGTCTGAAGAGGCACGTCGATATGAAATCCAAAATAACTATTATGCCGCAGTAGCTAGGGCAAATCGGTTGTTACATAATGAGCAGTCAACGAGTGCCACAACATCTGGTACCAATCCTTCACCGGCATCGACTACACCGGCACCAATGGCCATTAAATTACCGGAAATGCGTTTGCCGACGTTCGACGGAACAATTGAAGGATGGTCATCATTCTACGATCTCTTCTCGTCAATGATTGACCGTAACGAAGATTTAACACCTGTACAAAAATTACAATACTTGCGATCAACCTTAACCGGCAAGGCCGCGGCTTGCATTCAGGCTTTGAGTACTACCGATGCGAATTACAGTGACGCTATCGAATTGTTACGTGAAAAATTCGATTGTCCGCGCCGTATTATTTTAGGACACTGCGACGCATTACGAGATATTCCAAAACTCACCAAGGATACACCGGAAGCATTAGGCGACTTAGTAGATACGGTGAATCAACACCTTCGCGCGTTGATAAACTTGGGTGAAAATATAGCCTCATGGAACAGCCTTCTGCTGTCGATTATTATATcaaaaataaatgcaaacaccGTGTGGCATTGGGAATTAACTCTAAAGGATAAGAAGAAGGTACCAGCTTATACGGAGTTATTAGAATTTTTAGAAAAGCGAGCAAATTGTGCTCTCACATCGAGCACAAGAACACCTCCCTCATTCGAACGAGTAGAAGCTGGATCTTCAGGAAAGTCTCGAATTCACAAACACCGACCATCGCGAGGCCACGCGTTTTTATCAGCACGATCCCATCATCACCCGTATGATAATCGTAGAGCAAAAGAGAGGCCACACATAGCAAAATCAAATAAACAATGTCATATTTGTAAGGGCGATCATTATATTTGGGCCTGTGAACGATTTCATGGTTTATCGGTCCAAGAGAGGATCACAGCGTTAAAAAGAGCATCATTATGTCAGAATTGCTTAAGGGATGGTCACAGTTTAATCAATTGTACAAGCAGTACCTGCCGCATCTGCCATCAGAAGCACCATACCCTACTCCATCAAGCAAATACAAATGAAGAACCCACAGCTCGAAGATCCACAGATTCTTCTCGTCCTAATGAAACACCACGACAAGCAGATTGA
- the LOC143187605 gene encoding uncharacterized protein LOC143187605, with the protein MTTMSKHTITTIIQSKTSNYNRTLTFLTIPAISTLIPDQPIDRTQIKIPKNLQLADPTFHIPAPIDLLLGSGVALSLLSVGQLNLSPPCGPDLFLQKTRLGWIIGGSAPVSKPTRDIACHTVTTIQDDLARFWELEDGPQIQRLSEAERRCEEHFQRNVRRNADGRYVVALPFNDKLSQLGESKSRALKRFTSLERKLQNDQNQCREYQSVLNEYLDLGHMSKLQDIDEIGDGYYLPHHGVTKVTSDTTKLRVVFDGSAATTTGISLNDTLHVGPKIQQDLLHILLRFRGHRYALIGDIEKMYRQFIVRPEDRKYQRIIWRDSNGNLKTYELNTVTFGLSAAPYLAIRCLSQLAQDEGHRFPNAAQILKRDFYVDDLITGASTTGEALALRDQMIQLLKSAGLHIRQWASNHKPLLHGLPEEHINKTLHLGESSTIKTLGVFWESTDDEIRYSVKDIKSTRPITKRSISSVIARIYDPLGLLGPVIILAKILLQKIWAMKIDWDESLPMTIHTEWLQYCTQLPLLNNVTFNRKTIINDSVHIELHGFCDASERAYGACIYIRSRDANDRYQVELLLAKSKVTPLKTQSIPRLELCGALILSSLVATAQKALPFNINRTVYWTDSAIVLHWLQTSPHLLKTFVANRVSEIQNKTNITNWRHVPTADNPADLISRGQSPEEFLRPSIWHHGPKWLNNDETHWPSGNMPCLASLPEQKTIICLTTTIPDIGIIERFSSWGKLIRIVARCFRWKRKNTATEELTASELKYAHDVMIKLIQRVHFPEEVKNLSTGNGHTLKGRIQRLNPFIDRDGLLRVGGRLKNSLMPFNQRHPIILPKTRATALIIENEHRAQLHAGTQATLYAIRRRYWPIDGRNQVWKVIKNCIRCCRAQPPPVDYIMGDLPVARVTESRPFTHVGVDYCGPFYIKERKHRNRSRVKVYVAVFVCLAVKAVHLELVSDLSTEAFIAALKRFIARRGFCANLYSDNGSNFIGANNELRELRSLLQSDDHKKKLTTFLADHCINWNFIPPLTPHFGGLWEAAVKSFKHHLKRVAGAELFTFENFNTLIIEIEAILNSRPLTPMSSDPNDLLVLTPGHFLIGDSLTSLREHDFRDVPANRLSSWQHIQKVKQHFWTRWHREYLNELTTRSKWTKGTHPIKKGTIVLLREDNVPSLHWPLGRVIEVYPGADGIVRAVTVKTATSTLDRSVKRLVPLPNHADEAEQND; encoded by the coding sequence ATGACGACTATGTCCAAACAcacaataacaacaataatacaaTCAAAAACCAGCAATTATAACCGGACATTGACGTTTCTgacaataccagccatatccacatTGATTCCGGACCAACCCATTGACCGCACGCAGATAAAAATTCCGAAAAACTTACAATTGGCAGATCCAACATTCCACATACCAGCACCGATTgacttattattaggatcaggaGTGGCACTGTCCTTATTAAGCGTCGGACAATTAAATCTATCACCTCCCTGCGGTCCAGACTTGTTTTTGCAAAAAACTAGATTGGGGTGGATTATCGGGGGGAGTGCCCCAGTTTCCAAACCCACGCGAGACATTGCTTGTCATACGGTCACTACTATACAGGACGATTTGGCGCGATTTTGGGAGTTAGAAGACGGACCCCAGATTCAACGTCTTTCAGAAGCCGAACGGAGATGTGAGGAGCATTTCCAACGGAACGTACGAAGGAATGCCGACGGCAGATACGTAGTGGCACTTCCATTCAACGACAAATTGTCTCAACTTGGAGAATCAAAATCAAGGGCCTTAAAACGTTTCACGTCATTGGAACGGAAGCTTCAGAACGATCAAAATCAGTGCCGGGAGTATCAATCGGTGCTAAATGAATATTTGGACTTAGGACACATGTCGAAACTGCAAGATATCGATGAGATAGGTGACGGGTACTATTTACCTCATCATGGAGTCACGAAGGTTACTAGTGACACCACGAAATTGCGGGTTGTATTTGATGGTtccgcagcaacaacaacaggcATCTCACTCAACGACACTCTACACGTCGGACCCAAAATTCAACAAGATTTACTACATATTCTGCTTAGATTTCGAGGTCATCGTTATGCATTGATCGGCGACATTGAGAAAATGTACCGTCAATTTATTGTTCGTCCGGAAGATCGGAAATACCAAAGGATCATTTGGCGCGACTCTAATGGAAATTTAAAAACGTATGAATTAAATACAGTCACCTTTGGATTATCCGCAGCACCATATTTGGCTATTCGCTGTCTCTCACAATTGGCCCAGGATGAAGGACATCGATTTCCCAACGCGGCTCAGATTCTGAAACGAGACTTTTACGTGGACGATCTAATTACAGGAGCATCAACCACGGGAGAAGCGTTAGCCTTGCGCGACCAGATGATCCAACTATTGAAGTCAGCGGGATTACACATACGACAGTGGGCATCAAATCATAAACCACTCTTACATGGATTACCCGAAGAACACATTAACAAGACGCTTCACCTGGGGGAGTCGTCTACTATAAAGACTTTGGGAGTTTTTTGGGAATCCACCGATGACGAAATCCGATATTCCGTGAAGGATATCAAATCAACAAGGCCCATCACCAAGCGATCCATTAGTTCAGTCATTGCTAGAATTTACGATCCATTAGGTCTCCTCGGACCTGTTATTATACTAGCTAAGATTCTGCTACAGAAGATCTGGGCTATGAAGATCGACTGGGATGAGTCGTTGCCAATGACCATACATACTGAATGGTTGCAATATTGTACTCAGTTGCCGCTCCTAAACAATGTCACATTCAACAGAAAGACAATCATCAACGATTCTGTACATATCGAGCTACACGGTTTCTGCGATGCCAGCGAACGAGCATACGGAGCTTGTATCTACATCCGATCAAGAGATGCAAACGATCGCTACCAGGTGGAACTCTTATTGGCAAAATCCAAAGTAACTCCACTGAAGACTCAGTCAATTCCGCGACTGGAATTATGCGGAGCATTAATACTCTCTTCATTGGTCGCTACAGCACAGAAAGCTTTACCGTTCAACATAAACCGTACCGTGTATTGGACTGACTCCGCAATAGTGCTACATTGGTTGCAGACATCCCCACATCTGTTGAAAACCTTTGTAGCTAACAGAGTATccgagatacaaaataaaaccaACATCACTAATTGGCGACACGTTCCAACTGCAGACAACCCAGCAGACCTTATCTCCAGAGGTCAATCACCTGAAGAGTTCTTGCGACCATCGATATGGCACCATGGACCAAAATGGTTAAATAACGATGAAACACATTGGCCATCCGGAAATATGCCGTGTTTAGCCAGTCTTCCCGAACAGAAAACCATCATATGTTTAACAACAACCATTCCCGATATTGGAATTATTGAACGATTCTCCTCATGGGGGAAATTAATTAGAATCGTCGCACGCTGCTTTCGATGGAAACGAAAGAATACGGCAACAGAAGAGCTCACAGCATCGGAGTTGAAATATGCTCATGATGTTATGATCAAGCTAATACAGCGAGTTCACTTTCCCGAAGAAGTGAAGAATCTATCAACAGGAAACGGCCATACCTTAAAAGGCAGAATACAACGTCTAAATCCATTTATAGATCGCGATGGGCTTCTGCGAGTCGGAGGCCggttaaaaaattcattaatgCCATTCAATCAACGGCATCCAATCATTCTTCCAAAAACGCGAGCCACCGCACTCATTATCGAAAATGAGCACCGTGCGCAACTACATGCAGGTACTCAGGCAACCCTGTATGCTATCAGACGACGGTATTGGCCTATTGATGGCAGAAATCAGGTGTGGAAGGTTATCAAGAATTGCATCCGCTGCTGCCGGGCTCAACCGCCACCCGTGGATTATATTATGGGTGACCTACCGGTAGCTAGAGTCACAGAATCTCGGCCATTCACACACGTGGGAGTCGACTACTGCGGGCCATTCTACATTAAGGAGCGAAAACACCGAAACCGCAGTCGGGTCAAGGTATATGTGGCAGTTTTCGTTTGTCTTGCTGTAAAGGCCGTACATTTGGAGCTTGTCAGCGATTTATCCACCGAGGCATTTATTGCCGCTCTTAAACGGTTCATCGCGAGAAGAGGGTTTTGTGCAAACCTGTATTCGGACAATGGTTCAAACTTCATTGGGGCAAATAATGAATTGCGTGAACTGCGTTCATTGCTACAATCAGACgatcataaaaaaaaattaactacGTTCCTCGCTGATCATTGCATCAATTGGAATTTCATTCCTCCATTAACACCTCATTTTGGAGGACTTTGGGAAGCAGCAGTAAAGTCGTTTAAACATCATTTAAAACGTGTAGCAGGCGCGGAACTTTTCACATTCGAAAATTTCAATACCTTAATAATTGAAATTGAAGCCATTTTAAATTCTCGACCGCTGACCCCAATGTCCTCTGATCCAAATGACCTTCTGGTCCTCACTCCCGGTCATTTCTTAATCGGTGATTCATTAACAAGTCTGCGTGAGCATGATTTCAGAGACGTTCCAGCAAATCGTTTATCCAGCTGGCAACACATCCAGAAGGTGAAGCAGCACTTCTGGACTAGATGGCATCGAGAGTACCTGAATGAATTGACCACTCGCAGCAAATGGACCAAAGGAACTCATCCGATAAAGAAAGGCACAATCGTCCTGCTCAGGGAAGACAACGTTCCATCTCTACACTGGCCCCTTGGCAGAGTCATCGAGGTCTATCCAGGTGCTGATGGCATCGTTAGAGCTGTCACAGTTAAAACCGCCACCAGTACACTGGATCGAAGCGTAAAACGACTGGTACCCCTGCCCAATCATGCAGACGAGGCTGAGCAGAACGATTAa